AGATATGCTTGGATTCTGGAACAATACTATTTACTGTTCGAACTTTAGACTGTTCCCTCACATCGCGTTGTGGCTGCTCCTGAAATTGCCCTGGATGTTGTTGGTTGTATGAAGAAGTTAGTGCAGCGTAGGTGGTTGGGGCAAGACCCATCTGGCCGAAGAGTGGCTTGTCGAAGCAACTGAAGCTGAAGGTTGCAGGATTTGTTGTTGATTAtggacatattctgggatgtatggaGAATAATACGAAACAGTGTgaaggacttgcttcggctggttctatcTTACTTCGGCTTTGGcaatttccttctgcttttgAATTGTGACTTGGCAGGTTCTTGTTGTGTGCTCCTTACCCTCTCCATAGAATAAGCAGAATATCCTTGTTGGCTAAGAATTGTATCTTCCCCAAAGCTTCTTCCTACCCTTccacctcttggagctggcggtctgAGAGAACTCTGTTGTGTTCCTGTTGACTGGGAGTGATTTTGTTGTCCTTGGGTATGATTGTTTTTGTCTTCACTTTGGCATGGATTGTGAATTGTCCTGACATACCTTGGATTGAATCGTCCACCGAAGCCCCTTGTCATCTTTGAGTATCTTAAGACTTCTTCTCTCCTTTGGCAAAAATCATTGTCCGCcctgatgtattcatccattttctggaaaaACTTCTCTAGAGTTTGATGGGGTTTCTTGACAAAATATTGTGTCGATGGTCCCGACCGAAGCCCCTTGatgatggcctcaatgacaatctcactcGGCACTGTTGGTGCTTGGGCTTGGAGCtgtaaaaaccttcgaacataagcTTGCAGATACGCCTCATGATCTTATGTGCACTGGAAGAGAGTCTGAGCAGTGACTggtttcgtctgaaacccttgaaaacttgTGATCAGCATATCTTTCAACTTCTGCCAGGATGTTATTATCCCTAGTCGAAGGGAGGAGTATCAGGTGTGAGCGACACTCcttactgccatgacgaaggacttagccatgacagtTGTGTTGCCTCCATAAGATGATATCGTTGCTTTGTAACTCATGAGGAATTGTTTCAGATCAGAAtggccatcgtacatgggtagctgaggtgtCTTGTACGAAGGTGGGCATGGTACTGCTTGCAACTCTGTAGCTAAAGGAGAAGCATCACCATAAGCAAAATTATCATGGTTAAAAACTTCGTACCACATGTCTTCGTGGTTTGGGCCTTCATGCCGAAGGTCTCTCTGATGCTGCCGATACTCTTCATGCTCAGTGTCACGCGCAATGTTTCACATTTCTTCAActgcttcgtcgatcttcttttGCAACTCGAACAAccgaagcatcttttctttcCTTTCTCCacctgttgatggatggcttcgaggttGTAGATTTCCTGGTCCAGCTCATCATCTTGTGGAGTTGGGCTAGCAGCTTTCCTTTGTGGCTTCGAGGCTCTCTTAAGAGAATTTCGTCTTGATTGGTGTCCAAGGGTGCGAGAACAGCCCCGGGCaccgttatcttcttcggcggcatggcgAAGGTGGTCATAAGTGAGTTTacgagaggtgggcgccaatgttggtcactcgttCTCAGTTGCTATACACGATtaaaaataaggcaacacaatgttATAAAGGTAATTAACCTTCGTCTTCAAATAGCTATCCCTTTGGGATAACCCCTTCGAAGGCGAAGGTTAAAGCTTAATTAAATGAATCACTTGAAAGTATAAAGGTGAATACGCGAAGGATATGGGGAAGTTTAACATGCTAACTCATCTCAGGTGTTTTTACCCTTTATTTCCTCCTCCATACATAACATATTTACAATTGTACCTTCGGCTCCTTGGTGTAAGCTAGGGCGAAGGTGCTTTAAAGAAGGAATTACACATGGTCGTTATCAGCCTccaaaaaggtactttatgcaggacattgttcatctatttataggggaacatacaacttcgtatgaaattacaaATATGTATGTAAGACCAGTACATATGATTTACAAATGGTGTGAGGGCAATATTGTCTTCTGCCTTTAGCATTCTAAATGACACCTTCTCCCAGCTTTGTTGATCTTCTATCTTCGTCTCCTTGTGTTGCTATGCCGAAGCTAACATCTTTGTCTTTCTCCACGCCCTGCTCCGAAGGTGTTTTGTCGCTGAAGCTCCTGCGACACTTAATGACATGTTGGCAATCAACAATTaaatgtgtttttgaggacctttgaaagatgaaggcccccaacaatgactTTCCTTAATGGAGAGCTAGATGAAGAAATTTATATGGATCAGCATGACGTATTTATAGCATAAGGACAATAGGGCAAGGTGTGCATATTAATTAAATCCTAGTATGGCTTAAAGCAGGCACCCAAACAATGACATGAGAAGTTCGATAAAACATTAACATCCATTGGGTTTGCTGCAAATGAAGCTAACACTTGTGTGTACTATAGCTATGGTGGGGGCAAACGAGTAATCCTACGCTTGTATGTCGATGATGTACTAATTTTTGGGACAAGTCTCAATGAGATAAATGATGTAAAGTCATTCTTATCCCAAAATTTGACATGAAAGATCTAAGGGAAGCTGGCGTGATCCTTAATATTAAACTTATTAAGGGTGAGAATGGGATTACTCTTTTGCAGTCTCATTATGTGGAGAAGATGTTGAACCACGTTGGTTATATGGATAGCAAGCCTTCTCCAACACCCTATGATCCTAGTCTGGTACTTTGAAAGAATAAAAGACTAGGAAAAGATCACCTAAGATACTTCCAGATTGTTGGCTCTTTGATGTATCTAGCTAGCGCAACCCACCCTAACATTTCATTTGTTGTAAGCAAGCTAAGTAGATTCTCAGCTAATACAGAAAATGATCATTGGCGTGGTATTGATCATGTAATGCGTTATCTGAAGGGTACAATGAGTCATGGAATTTACTATTTAGGGTACCTAAGTGTACTTGAAGGATCTAGTGATTCAAATTGGATAACAGATGTTGATGAGACGAAGGCAACTAgtggatatatatatattcacACTGGGTGGTGTCGCCGTCTCTTAGAAATCATGTAAGCAGACAATACTTACAAAATCCACCATGAAGGCAGAGCTCGCAGCTCTGACACAACTTCTATAGAAGCTGAGCGGTTAAGAAAACTGTTGGTGGACTTactggtggttgagaaaccaattccTGCCTATGTGATCAGAGCACCCATGTAAAGCGTTGACTAAAAAGTCTATCAGGAACTGTGATAATCAAACGATGATCACAAATGTGAAGAATAGTCAGGATAATATGAAGTCCAATAAACATGTAAAGCGTTGACTATAAAGTCTATCAGGAACTGAGAAGCTCTGTAGTAATATATGTGGATTATATCTAGACAGCTAAGAACCTGGCAGACCCTTCACTAAGGGACTATCACGTACTATGATTGATAATGCATCGAAGGAGATGGGACTAAGACCCATTTGAGTTAACCTCAGTGGTAATCCAACCTATGTGATCAGAGCACCCATGAATTAGGATATAGGAAGAACAAGCTGTTGGTTAACATGAGAGTACACCTTACTTCTAACCCACTCCATTGTAGATGTAGTACTCTCATTTATGTAAGGTAGGTTGACTTAGTCTTATTGTGTTCTGAGGCTTTATagcaagattctatcctacatagTATTCTTGTAAGATCACACCTATGTGAACTCAACTGTTGGTTGCAGTTTGTAGGATTTGGGAATTCTTTAAGAAGCTCGTGAAGAGAGACAAGAGTATGACCTATACACTCCACTCGTGGGGTAGGCAATTGGTAGCCTAGTATGAGTTCAGACGTTGAGTGAAACTTGTTCACACCAAACTGCCAATTCATGGCTTAGTCTATTGTGCAGTTGTGGATGAGCCTAACTAGTcgttctaggtggatgttcaaccTTAGCTGGTATCCACCGAAAAGCTACTATATTAATAGTACTTTGGTATAGGGAGGATGAAATGTGCCTCTgtgatctggtgggggattgctAGAGAATTTGGGCTTGACCCAAATAATAATTTCTGTAAATCCCAAAGACCCACTCACACATGCATGGTATGGTGGGAACTTTAATACCACCTTGCTACTCTAGGTGGAGTGAGGCCAACTTAAATAGTTGAGTTGTATCCACCTGGTTGAAGCCATTGATGAGACGAAAAGAGAGAACCCACGCGCACGCTTGCCGCGCCTTGTCGGGCTGGGCCGGGCGGGCCAATGGGtgtgggcgcacgacatgcgtgtGAATGGTTCGACGATTTCTCGCTTCCGGCCTTGAGGGTGCACGACTTTCTTTTGCTACTTGATATTTTGCATGTCCGGAGAAAAGTACGCTGACCTATTTTGGTAAGCAATTATTCTCGCATTAATTGTGATTGATTGTCATGTTAGTGCTGTAATTACGTGGCTGATTATTTGTCTGCTTTGGCCACGTCAAGTGTACATATCAAGGGTGAGACGTCGTTCCTCAGTAAATACTTTTCTCCTCACACCAGAGCGCTACACTGCCTTCGTCTTCCCCATCCCGCTGCCGATGTGCCATCGAGTCGGGAGAGTAGGATCTCCGAACCCTATGCCCCCTCGTGTCACTGCATAGGGTAAGGTCCATATCAGGTTTTTAGAAAGCGTCGTCACGACTGCTCGCTGTTTGTCTGCTTTCTCTACGACGACGTCGTCGTGCTCGCTGGTCTACTACGTctactcttgtgcttgttctagcGCCTGCAATCTCACTATATGAATGTTTATGCGGATATTTATTTCTGTCACTAGCACTAGTATACGAGCTGTTAGTGAATTATATATATCGAGCATGCTGTTGTTTCTTGTATTATATTATTATAATCAATTTGTTCATTATAAATTGCTATTATTTCCAACAATTAGTGTCGTTAGATGAAAATACGTTTTTTTTTATATTTCAAAGTTTATGGCAGGGAATAACCAAACGAAAGTTGTCCTGATTGGAACGGACAGTTGGGACCGTGCTGATTGGAACGGACAGTTGGGACGAGATGAGAGGGAGAGGTACTGGTCTACTGGAGGTTAGTTTGTCCTGATGTATGCAGTAGACCAAGAAAGGGTAGGCACGAAAAGCCCCTACCCACTTCACTGGTCATTCGGAGACGGACGGAGAGGCACTAGCTAGTGTGCAGAGTGCAGTGCAGCTGCTGCGCGTCGCTGCTCCTGCCTGGGGAACCCAAAAAGATGTTGGAGGGAAGCCCGAAAATCAAAAAGCCATGGACTGGACACAAGCTcggcccctctccctctccacgccGCGGCAATAAAGAAGCCGCTGTGCAGCATGCGTGTCACACTCTCCCGCTCGTCCCTCCCGCATTCTCTCTCTATCTCTTCGTCTTCCTTTCCTCCTCTCGAACCCCAATAAAACCTCACTTTCCCTCCTTGCCACTTCGGATTCTCCTCCTCTGCCTTTCGCTTCGtcactcgccacgccacgccaaagACCAAGAAAAAAAAGGACGATTTTTTCCTAGCTGCAACTTCCCTCACGCCATGGAGGAGGAGATGCCGCTGCAGCTGCTCTCCGCTTCCTCCGCCGCCGTCGCTGTCTGAGCTCCCCCTTCGCTCGATCTCTCCATCGGGCCGGGCCTACCTCTCCTAGCAGTGAATCAAACCATGGCAGCTTTCGCCGCGCTGTTCGACCCCCTGTACTGCCCGGAGGAGCACCTCGATCTGTACCGCGACGAACCCGGCGAGGGTGCGGACGAGCAGTGGCCGGGCCAGCACGGACAGCAGGAGCCGGCTGTCCTCGACGACGAGCTGCCGGCGCTGTTCGAGGCACACCGGGCCAAGGAGGGGGTGGTGCTGGCGGAGGATGGCGGGTACGGCGGCGCAGCTGGGCGTGAGGCCGCGGTCGGCTGGGTTTCACGCGCCGCGGCGCGGCTAGGCTTCTCCGCGCTCACCGCCGCGCTCGCCGCCGCCTACCTCGACCGCTGCTTCCTCCCCGGGGGCGCGCTCCGGCTCGGCGACCAGCCCTGGATGGCGCGCCTAGCCGCCGTCACCTGCTTCGCGCTCGCCGCCAAGGTCGAGGAGACGCGCGTGCCGCCGCTCCTCGACCTCCAGCTCTACGCCGCCGCTGACGCCGCGGATCCGTACGTATTCGAGGCCAAGACGGTGCGCCGGATGGAGCTGCTCGTGCTCTCCGCGCTTGGGTGGCGGATGCACCCTGTCACGCCCTTCTCCTACCTCCAGCCCGTCCTCGCCGACGCTGCGACGCGCCTGCGTAGCTGCGAGGGCGTCCTGCTCGCGGTCATGGCCGGTGCGTGCTCCTCCATTGTGCGAGTTCCAGATTTCCAGCCAGTGGTAGTGTAGTTGCATTTCCGTGCCAAAGACTTGATTTTTATGTGTTCGAAAAACATGGCAGACTGGAGGTGGCCTCGGCACCGGCCTTCGGCGTGGGCCGCCGCCGCGTTGCTGATCACAGCCGCCGCCGGCGacggcggcgacggcgacggcgacacgGAGCTCCTGGCGCTCATCAATGCCCCCGAGGTCAGCGCAGCACAATGCCATTGCATCAGCACAATACTGTAGGCTGTTGTGAGACTGCGTTGATAACCAACCGCTGGACGCGTCGCAGGACAAGACCGCCGAGTGTGCCAAGATCATCTCCGAGGTGACGGGCATGAGCTTCCTCGCCTGCGATGTCGGCGTGAGCGCCGGAAATAAGCGTAAGCACGCGGCGGCGCAGTTGtactcgccgccgccgagcccgagCGGCGTGATCGGCGCGCTGTCCTGCTTCAGCTGCGAGAGCTCGACGTCCGCCACCGCTATGGCTGCGGCGGTCGGCCCGTGGGCGCCGTCGGCGTCCGTGTCCGTGTCGTCCTCTCCAGAGCCACCAGGTCGGGCCCCCAAGCGCGCAGCggcggcgtcggcgtcggcgtcggcgtcaGCCGGGGTCGCGCCACCGGTCCAGGTCCCGCATCAGCTACCCCCCGACGAGGAGAGCCGCGACGCCTGGCCGTCCACCTGCGCCGCGTGACGCACCGTGCCGGAAACGGTGCCTATGGCGAGACCGCCGTTCGGTGGCGGTGGAGAATGGAGAACAAGGAGCATCATTGGCTCGCGTCGGTGAGCAGGAGAACGAACTATTTTGCCCATTGCCGTGACAGATGGGGGGCAAGAGAGATAAGAAAAGATGTCCTTGTTTGCATGCTTATGGCGGGAGTAATGTTTGCATGCTTGTGGCAGCACATTTTGCAATGATGGTTCTCAGAGAACTTAGCTGGAGGTGGAAGATGATTAGCGGATAATTTGCCGTCGAGATCGATGGCGATTTAGTATTTGTTGCAACTGTAGTGATGCTAGTTCTTGCCGTGTTCTTGTTGGTTCTTGGCATTGCTTGCTTGGAAGGGGCCTCCGACCTCCGTTGTCCTGTCTGCTGCAGCGGCCACTACTGTAGCAGCACTGCTCTCGCCCTGTGGCTGCGCCTGCCTCGCGTTTCCCTCCACTACTGTCTCGATTTCatttccctcctctctctctctctttatcTAGACCTCCCTTCGATGCAAATGCTGCAGCTCCCCGCTACCCCCCACGAAAATGAAATGAAATGCAACGCTCGGGAGATGAGCCTCCATTTAATGTCAACCCTGCCTAGTTTTGTGGTACTACTACCAGCTCTTCAAATCTTGTTTCATTGTAACGATAAATCAATAAATGTAGCACCCCACATTAAAATCCTTGTTTATTTGTCCTAGCATGAATTGAATGTTGCTGGGAATGTTGTCTCTGAACTTGAAGAGTGTATGTGCTGGGCGTATTAATGAGCGGGGAGGGAGCGAAATTAAAACTATGACACGAGGCAAATGTTTCTTGTGCCATTAGGTCAGCTGTGTTTTGAAAACGGTGCAAAAAAGTTTTATTAACCAGCTTTTTTGCTTGACTTTAATCTCTACCTGCTTCTATTAATTATACAATGTTTTTGTCTCTATAAATTAAAGGTGCAGCAGTACAAACAATTTAATCCTCCATACGAAAACGATTCACGCGCTCATACATTTTGAAGTGGCATTAGAGTAGGTCGTGTAAGAGACATGTTCTCTGCAAAAGGACAGTCTCCTCTTTTTATAACATACTCCCTTAGAGACCTTTTAAGAAATAGAGTATTGAATTGTATATGCCCTTATATCAATCTCAATGAACGTTTCATTCTCATTTGATGCCGTGAAACACCAACAAATATATGGGGTGGCTAGAATCTTGCTCGTTTATTTGACTCCTCTTGTGGCACCGGGTAAGACCGGACGGTCCGACCATGCGGCTCAGATCCACGCCCCAGACAGCCCACAGTTGTAGTATAGATGGTCCGCGATTAGATTAGTTCAGGCGAGAGTCCTTATCCCGCCTGTACTTATCTGACCAATCGCGTGAGAATATGTTGGGAAGCGTTGCCTGGGAACAGGTCCAAATGTCCCCAATATATATTTTCGCCCAATCAATCAAATGTTCTATGCGTAGTAGTACCTTAGTCTAGATTAGTGTTGTGTTTTTAAAAATCGGAGACAACAAGATTTGTGTTCGACGGGGGTGTTAGTgtggactcactccgaatggtgaatCGCTGAGACTCAAACGTGGGTAGAGACAGAGGGCTTATACTGGTTCAGGCTCGCGCCCTAGTCTAGTGTAGTGCTGATCGTAGTATTGCTTGGAGGCGTGGTTACAACTGGTGTGCTTGTGTGTAGATGGAAGGGATCATGCCCTTTTATAGCACAAGGGCAGAACCTTACAGTGGAGACTTGTATTCTGCTAGCAAGAGCATGGTTCGTTCGCTAGCATGGTTCATTGCTCCTGGATAATGTAGTCCTTCTGACGTCGTCTGTAAGGCCGTGCGTAGCCGTACTCCCGGCATGGCATACTGCCCGTTCATTTGTCATACGGGGCGTACACCCGGTATGGTGTATCTACTGTGCATTATCCGGTATACGGGTCATTGTAGAAGCTCTGATGCTGAGAACCCCCATGACCAGGGTCGACTGGACTCTCGAGGCAGTGGGGGCGCACCTAGGACCGTACGTGGGGATGTGCAATCATGTTGATAGCGACCTCCTAGCGTGTCCCCGGTCTGCTACACGTATGTCCGGTCGCGGCCTAGAGGTGACACGTCTTGTCACATTTAGCGTGGGCTCGTAGCGCTAAACTTGGATATCTACCTTGCAAACTTGTTCGACGGGGACTTTGTCAGCCGTTTCGTCTCGCAGACTTGCTCGACGGGGACTTGGTCGACCGGTCCGCCTCACCGACTTGCTCGgtggcgacttggtcggtcgctcCGCCTCGCAGACTTGCTCGATGGGGACTTGGTCGGTCGCTCCCGATAGTcgcatagaggggggtgaataggcgaaacctgaaatttataaactttaaacacgtactaaggccggggttagcgttagaattaaatcggagtaagtaagatagttctccttgcttagagttgctcaattaatGTGGATAacatttgggagcaaactcaaatcaatataagcaagggaactttagagagaggaaaacaaatcaagtgagaatcaacaagtgaacacggtgatttgttttaccgaggttcggttccaaagaacctagtccccattgaggaggccacaaaggctgggtctattccaacccttttcctctctcaatcgatcacttagaccggttgagctttctccttaatcacttaggtcactaagaccccacaaggatcaccacacacttaggtgtctcttgctagctttacaaagcacttatgagaataagaatagaggaggagaaagcaatccaagcaacaagagcaacaaaagaacacaagtaatCCTCTCTCAAGTCTCCAAGCACTAGCGTTGATTTTGggagcttggagtggattgaatgctttgaatgtgtctttggagtggttgcctttgctcttgcaatgaatgtgatgttcagaatacttggatgccattgaaggaggtggttggggggggggtatttatagcctccaaccacttcctacccATTGGCTGAGTTTGCTGGCGATgagcacaccagatagtccggtggtgcatcggacatgtactgttcattgtccggtgcgtgccacgtcagcacgcccgttggggtttggagcggttgaccgttggaaccctttgtcctatagctgcaccgaacagtccggtgccacaccggacatgtccagtgtgttCTGACTTTCAACTCTGACTTCTGACCTGCACTGTtcccttttgcagtcgaccgttgatgctaggttaccgttgctccgttggctcaccagacatgtccgttgcacatcggacagtccggtgaattatagcggagcgcgccttggagaaacccgagagtggctggtttgggtgCTGCTTGgcgtggggcaccggacactatccggtgcgccacttggcagcacactctcaagtcttgctccaaatattgttgagtccccaacttaatttctttcttggtttgtgttgaaccttatgcacctgagataaatgacatctaggcaaactagttagtccacgtggtttgtgatggatgtcaaccaccaaaatcgattattggAAATGATTAAgcgcatttccctttcagtctccccctttttggtgattgatgccaacataaaccaaagcaaatataaagtgcaagAATGTAATTAGATTGCAATTTTGATAGAAGTGCATAAGTCACTTAgaatttaaaccaattgaaagaatttTTACATATGTAAATGTaagtgattgctttcttctatttttaacattttggaccacatttgcaccacttgtttgtttttgcaaatctttcggaaaaatcttttcaaatccttttgcaaatagccaaaggtataagaatatgacTGCAATAAGCATT
This portion of the Zea mays cultivar B73 chromosome 2, Zm-B73-REFERENCE-NAM-5.0, whole genome shotgun sequence genome encodes:
- the LOC100285752 gene encoding cyclin delta-3, which codes for MAAFAALFDPLYCPEEHLDLYRDEPGEGADEQWPGQHGQQEPAVLDDELPALFEAHRAKEGVVLAEDGGYGGAAGREAAVGWVSRAAARLGFSALTAALAAAYLDRCFLPGGALRLGDQPWMARLAAVTCFALAAKVEETRVPPLLDLQLYAAADAADPYVFEAKTVRRMELLVLSALGWRMHPVTPFSYLQPVLADAATRLRSCEGVLLAVMADWRWPRHRPSAWAAAALLITAAAGDGGDGDGDTELLALINAPEDKTAECAKIISEVTGMSFLACDVGVSAGNKRKHAAAQLYSPPPSPSGVIGALSCFSCESSTSATAMAAAVGPWAPSASVSVSSSPEPPGRAPKRAAAASASASASAGVAPPVQVPHQLPPDEESRDAWPSTCAA